The DNA window CTATGATGGGAGGCAGTTCCTTAGGGAGAACTGCGCCCTGCGCATCACTGAGCTGGACATCGCAGACATGGCAATCTACATGATCATCAGGAACACCACCAGCAAGACTGAGGCTGGAAAAGTATTCCTGCGGATCCTGCGAGACAGTAAAGGTTTGGTGGTTTGGGGCATCTACATGGCCAAACGgaagtgctattattattattattattattattattattattattattattattattacatgtacagtagtaGGACTGTGCAATATTGCTGTTAATCCCCATAAGTCttatcaaattagttaaattcaaaCCTACAAGGTGATATCCGATGCCAGGACATGGCCTGTGCCAAAAacgtaagaatcaaaacttacccaataagttttcatttggaatttttaaacctcaaaagcctcccaaagtcagtttcattttcagtgcaaggaagcaaagcaaagccaaaaaggctgcctttcctctttaagggagaaagcagagttcactgggaaagagaccgAGAAAGCAcaggattcatagaatcatagaatagtaaagttggaagagacctcatgggccatccagtccaaccccctgccaagaagcaggaaatcgcattctcaCACACAGTTAGGAAGCTCTTCctcgtgttcaggtggaatcttctttcctgtagttggaaGACATTGTTCCGcgacctagtctccagggcagcagaaaacaatcctgctccttcctccctatgacttcccctcacatatttatacatgaccctcatcatgtctcttctcagccttctcttctgcaagctcaACATGTCCAGcactttcagccgctcctcatagggcttgttctccagacccctgatctttttagtcactctcctctggacacatttgttgtgactcagcagcctgAACCTCAAATTGCCTCTGAAGAGTAAAGAGGGATTCAGGTTCCCAGTATCCCTGAAAGGCCTGAAAGGCCTGTAGTGTTAgaggatgaggaacagagagtgcagttTCAGGTTCCCACAGGAAAGGCTGGAGTAGATAATCCTGATGCCatgggaatgggagaaggaaggatggaagattCTCAGCTGAATGATGAGTCTCAGAGAATTAACGAGCAAACTGACCTTGATGAGTTTGGTACCTTAGATAGGGCTGACCGGTTGGAATTCAGAGTTCGGTGAAGTCTGAGAATCGCAAATAAAAGGGAGGTGAgggggcaaagaaatgccttcatgttatgcagAGTATTAAAAGGGGTGCGTTTGaaggaaacctttgtcaaaacaaCCAGAGTAACTCCTTCTAGATCGCAGATCTCTGTGTCCTACATCCAgaaaggggatgatgggagttacagacatttttttattaaaaaactaCGTTTCCAGGGCTTATGGCAGCAAGACATTCCAGATGAGTAGGCAGAAGCAGAGCCCTTGAGTAAAGATATAGGGGTGGGTAACATGTCCCATTGGCCTATGGCAGTCCTAATGGTGTTTTCTTGTGTTCCCAGTGGTCACTCCTAGTCCAGTTCCACACAAACTAGAGCCAAAGGTCATCACTGTGGGCACCATGGCGGGCATCATCGTCGGCTGCCTGATCGGGTCCGTCTTAATCGTAGGCCTGATCACGTACCAGACCATGAAACAATCAGAAAGGTAATATTAATTTAAtctcttgttctttatttccaaTGGATCCATCATATTTTGGGGGAGAAACTCAAGACGTAAAAGCAAACCGTTATCCTAAAACACAGGGTACACATGGACCAGCACAATGTTATGGGAAAAGGCGAGATAGATACGCCCTCCTTCGAAATGTTTCAAAGCCCTGGCCTCAGTTtcccttcatcatcatcatcatcatcatcaacatcatcattattattattattattattattattattattattattattattattattattattattattatgacacagcaaacaagatagatatgctggatttcatatcacaaaatcacaagtcgaacacttcccaagtgtctaggactgtgtgatgtatttttggatgatgcgcgcagatcccagtagggtggccttttgcaattggcagatcgtaattttgtcaatgtctattgtttccaaatgctggctgagatcttttggcacggcacccagtgtgcccatcaccaccgggacttcctgcactggtttctgccagagtctttgcagttcaatcttgaggtcctgagagcggctgagtttttcctgttgttttttgtcaatgcgacggtcacctgggatggtgacatcaatgatccaaacctttttcttttccacaactgtgatgtctggtgtgttgtgttccagaactttgtcagtctggattcggaagtcccacagtatctttgcgtgctcattttccaatacttttgcaggtttgtgatcccaccagttctttgctgctgggaggtggtacttgaggcataagttccaatgaatcatttgggccacatagttgtgcctctgtttgtagattattattattattattattattattattattattattattattattattattattcttttttttctttttagaaggcATACAAAGCAGCGAGTAATGGAAAAACAACACAATATATCATTTTAAGTCTAaaaaccacaaaaattaaaagtgttattttaaaatgtataactaaaacctacaaaaacattaaattgATTTAAAATACACAACACCACACAAGACCTGCTTACTTGGCCTTAAAAACAAGTAAGACACAAAGAAACACTCAACACAAAAAGGCAAGGAATGaagattaaaacacattcaaataaTACATACCAATAcatgtacatttaaaattcatggttcAAAATTAGAATGTGCATGCTTTCAATGACAAAAAAGACACAAGACATCACACAATGAGTCAACATATACATATTATTCTGGCTTTTGGCCATCACTGGCATTTATATAATAGAGTGTACTATAaaactatatatacatatataattggCATTACAATAACACAGAGTATACTATATTAGTCTATCTTTAacagtatctatatatatttatatctacttATCTAGCTATATCTGGAAATCATCATCATTGGTATTACAATTACAAAGTGTGTGTATAATgctctctatctatatatctgttaGAGGTCACTGTTACCACAAGAGGTCAGTAGAGGGTTTCCACGGAGAGCTAAATCGGCAAAATTTGCTCCGTCCCTGAGGGACAGAGAAAGTACTGCTTTGTTTTTCAGTCTGATGAGAGAACCACCCCTACAATCAAAACATTAACCATTAGTTTACTAATAAATACCATTACAAAATGCAAACCCAGGCAATGTTGGACAGTGTAtagatactaggcatgtccgaccgatgaaaaaaatgtttcaattctcgtttctaaagtagggggtgctggcgcttcgatatagaaagtatttctgattttttcacccaaaaatcttggatatttccaaaaattcgtaatgattctaaatgtttctaaaatggcggacgcacatgcgcaatcgctacacactgggcttgtatggcaatcttccatgtggatgcagaggacgttagcccccacctttgcatccatcgtggaagcttctgattggccggggagtggtagccatgttaggctgcgctaagctcccattcaaggtaggttgcagaaacaaattattttttaaaaatattttttaaaatatttgtttaaaaaaattggggggggattaaagaaacattaagagacaattagagaatgggccaacaatggttcgaattacattgctggttgcgctgtgagacaatgtctcggaatgcgtatcaaaaagcgagaacaatcctaaataattccgatatacgattcaaaacgattttttgggcaTGTCTAATAGATACTTCCGCTGGTAtctataaaacacacacacacacacacacacacgtctacTTTTAGTTTGGTTAAATTAAGTTTTCTTTCAGGTATGGTTAAGGTGGACTCATCTCtaaattcctttctttctttccttaggAATAACTTGGGTTCTGGAGAAGGTAGAAGCCCTCATTCATCATCAAAGTGAGTACCAAACGAGTTGGAAACAATAGGAATGTGAACATTTCTCTTAGGGAAAACTAGACTTTCATTTGGGATACTGGGATTGCCAGGGAGAAatgacaaacaaacaaagcctttacctctctttatgtattgtctgtccttgttgattgtataacagcattgaatgtttgctgtatatgtgttctgtaatctgccctgagacccccagggagatagagcggaatataaataaagtatattaataTAAACTATGGGCATGAAGACAGAAGAAAGAAGTAACAGAAAATGGGCATGAAGACAAAAGTAATAGAAAATATGGACACCAAGTCAGAAGTAGCACAAATTATCCGGACAAAGGCATGTGATATAAAATCAAGGGCATGGGGACAAGTGTACTATGGGGTGCAAGGGATGCAATGTAGGGGAGAACCTTAAGGATCAGGGCACAATAAAAGTGGATTCGCTGTTGCCATAGTAACAGATCCTGACTGAAGTGATGGAGGGGAGGATgggatgggaggaaggggaacaggtTTGGCCCCATTGATCACACTACAATCTGTCCTTTTAGACCTGGGAGCCAGCAGAGACTAAGCATTCATAACCTTGGACCTGTACCTGCACCCCAGTAAGTACTGGACCTGAAAGACTTGTTGCATGTATCAGAACCCATTGGGTTGTGAGATAGAAATGGAACAGCATTTCTGATCATAgaagaaaatactgtttgatgaacatgtggtatATTGATAGCACCTGGATAATTAATGACTATaaatgtcatgatgcaatacctaaggGGTGTGGTAATGGCCGAGTCATTGTGTGAGGTAAGATGTATtgcaaaggggttgcatcagccaATGTGACTGCAAAAGGGTTGCATCACCTAGTAATCATTGCAAAGGGGTTGTGTCAGCCATTGTCATCGCAAAAGAGTTGCATCAGCCGGTAATAATTGCAAAGGGGTTGTTTCAGCCATTGTCATTGCAAAGGGGTTACATCAGCCAGCTTTCCTTATTAATGACCTATCGGCAGGTGGCTATATAAGGAGGtggaaagaatccatctttctctctcctgtgtgactcaatgTGAGTATTTACCTATGTTGTATGTGAGTCTCTGATTACTCTGGTTGTTTTCAAGTACAAAGAAAGTGGATCTGTGTATtctgattttatattttatatattgcaaTGGTGAAGATTAAAGTCTccggatattttggatgaaaagctGAATCCATCAgtttactatacagtatatagataaggtcagatgctggcagttAGACTCTGTTAATAGACGGGGAAAAGGACATTTTGCTGGGAAAGGACTCGTGTGTATTTTTGCTTCCTTCcgggacacttgctatccagcttgcagcAGTTCAGGGAGGTCGTGATTTGAAAACTATAAACCTCTTCAGGTACAAGCACAACCCGTGACAAAAGTTATGGGCCCAGTATCCAGCCAGATGTATTGCCATTGTGCAAGGGCTTGGATTGCATGGCCCATCATTTCCAGTGGTGGCCGGTGAGAAGGTGAATATTCTTTGTTTGGCTGAACTCCAAACAGAGTTCAGTGAATGTGTATTTGCAGAGTGGTTGAAATAGGtttactttagggttgccatacataCAGTAACTGCAAAATAgttttttccaaaaataagaattaaattgGAGATTGTTGTCTTTCCAGGTGAAATCAGCCCAGGTGTCCGACCTGCATCCCACCTGGAATCCAACTGGACCCCATGGACTTTCCTCCCGAGACCCAAAGAAGacggaaaagaagaagaagctctATCTTCCAGGATCACCTCCCAAACGTCTTGACCATCCTTTGGACCCATCCAGGTCCCTTGTTGCCCGGAGAGAAAGACAAACCCATTATATATCCACGGATGGAATAAAAACCTCCAGTGTCCACCACTTTAGTTTCCGCAGTGCTCTTTCCTCCGAGACCGTTGAATTTAGGTCTGGGTGCATCTTCCGTCTACTCTGTGGAATGAAAGcggtttgactccacttgaatTGTCCTGTCTGTAGTCGTGCAAGATCTTCCACTTTCTCTACGAAAAACCACATCACGGCACatcccaggattgcacagcattcagccagggcagttcaagtgggatcaaactgcattaattctaccctgTAGATGCACCCCGTTGGTGGATCTGTGGCATCGGGAGCAGAGAATCCACTTTTGGTTTCCCCACGAATCCTTGAGGTTCTCCCATGCATCGCATCCCTTGCAACCTCATTGCATCCTCCTCCATTCCCGTATGCTTTGTAATTTTGCTCTTCATGCTCTTGTTTTATACTTCTTTCATCTTCATGCCcttattttatattaaatttaCCATCGTGCccttatttttttattacatttgtCTTCCTgcctgttacaccccaaggctgcgagggcaccctgaaaaccacactggagccagtaTCACAAGCGAAGCAGTTTATTGAGGAATATGTATATACTTATGCAAGCAGGTAGCATAAAAAGTCAATATAAAGAATAGTCCAATGTATAAAGTCATTAACTGTTCAAATCCAATCCAATAAAGTCTCTCAGTTATAATCCACAAATGGAACTCGTTAATTTCAACAAGAAGTCAGAGTTAGTCCATAAACGCCATCCAAACAGGGTCAGTCAGAAGttgcaaggaacaggaacaagacacTGCAAGtccacaaactgtaatccacatgagaAACAGCCGCTGAGGAATCGTGGAATCGAGGTtagcaaggcaaggtatactcgagagtcacaaggcacaaacACAACTTGGAGATCCTGAAACCAGGCACGGAAACAAGgcagggaacaaggcaaggagcaagatacTGGAACACGGAGTCCTCTCCTGAGtatggcaaagttgacactgcaaagaaagcaggaagagagCCACCTTTAAGGAGTTCTTTTTTCCGAATTTTTtcattacattactattaattttgttacaaagaaaagaaaacctttacaattcatataattaagtcttttccttccccccgtgttctacccgttgtgctccccatcaccggagtccatttATTTATAGTCCAACtagaacctcatttcttctggtggtggttgattcccatcttctctccttcaataaatttcttccatatactttcaaagtCATTTATCTTTCTtaggccttttttgacatttaaattgcatgttaatttatcatttattgctaatttccaaatttccttgtaccaatcttctattttaatttccacctcccctttccaattccttactattaataaccttgcggccgttagcaacattgttaccaaattcttttcattttctttccattcatctgtattataaatagataatagtatagtcgctgggtttgtattaatttttttcttcatgatactctctatttctactatgacctttccccaaaaactctgtacatacttacacctttaaggagttctcaaggctacaagtCAATGAGAGTTGGGATGCGCAGAACTTCATATGGGAAAGTCATTAAAGCGCCTGAGAGCCAACCTTTGGCTCCGTCTCATACCCTCCCtttgactcctttcctttgcaaaagaTTCCCTCCAAATAAAACCACTATCCTCCCCTGCGTCAAGAACATCTGGTAAAACCAACCTTGACTGAGTATCGGAATGCTCGCCAATTAGTGGATTTTCTGGctccacaacttcaggcacctgcaaaggcatttggctttgatccaagtcctggatGGGTCCAAAATCCAAGTCAAACTCTGAATCAAACTCTAACTCCTGCTGAAGAACAGGCTGTGACGGCTGAGTTACAACACTACCcttgtattatattacatttatcatCTTGCCCTTATATTATATTACCTTTGTCTTCATGTCCTTATGATATATTTGTCTTCATGcctttatattatactagcttggggacccggcgatgcccgggttattagaagaaggccttgtttgttttgggatgttaggtcatatcactgaagtttggtccagatctgtcattagttggttcaatgctgtgtctggataagggtgaactacaactcccagattcccagggcaatcacccccaaaccctgccatgttgggtctgtgtgccaagtttggtccagatacaccattggttgggttcagtggtttctggatgcaggtgaactacaactcccaaaaccaaggtccattcccctaaacccctgcagtatgttgagTTGGTcacggggcttctctgtgccaagtatggtcccagtccattgttggtgggggtcacagtatcagtgaaagtactgcaagtcccatcatccatggcaagattggtccagatccattgatggttgggttcacagtgctctctggatgcaggtcaagtacaactcttgtcaatcatggtgaattttcctCAAACCTTTTGTTCAGCTGCTGattaattcctctgttaactgtgtgccacaggaaagggtaggaaagggttaagggtgaggcagtgggcggggttatgcaaattaACACCTCTGCCccttacacacatacacagcttACACTTTTATTATCTGTATAGATTTCTTTCCATGCCCTTATACTACTTTTATTCCATGCcctatatacctgtggaattatgtccagggtgggagagagaacccttgtctgtttgaagcaagtgtgaatgtggcaattagTCAGCTTGATTAGCTCTGagcagccatgaagtttgcaaagtcaaccaGCAAAGGTATttgctggctgttgttgcctgattgactttgcaactgCACGGACACTTAATTGCTAATCAAGCttcctaattgcaacattcacagtttcCCATCATGACTTTTGTAGGCGGTTGTACCTCAAAGTAGAGTCACCAGAGCCAGAaggaactttattattattttattatgacacagcaaacaagatagatatgctggatttcgtatcacaaaatcacaagtcgaactcttcccaagtgtttaggactgtgtgatgtattattattattattattattattattattattattattattattattattttatgacacagcaaacaagatagatatgctggatttcatttcacaaaatcacaagtcggacacttcccaagtgtctaggactgtgtgatgtattattattattattattattattattattattattattattattattattattattattttattattattatgacacagcaaacaagatagacatgctggatttcgtatcacaaaaccacaagtcgaacacttcccaagtgtctaggactattattattattattattattattattattattattattattattattttattatgacacagcaaacaagatagacatgctggatttcgtatcacaaaatcacaagttgaacacttcccaagcgtctagggctgtgtgatgtattattattattattattattattattattattattattattttatgacacagcaaacaagatagacatgctggatttcgtttcacaaaatcacaagttgaacacttcccaagcgtctaggactgtgtgatgtattattattattattattattattattattattattattattattattattttatgacacagaaaacaagatagatatgctggatttcgtttcacaaaatcacaagtcgaacacttcccaagtgtctaggactattattattattattattattattattattattattattattattattattttattatgacacagcaaacaagatagatatgctggatattgtttcacaaaatcacaagtcgaacacttcccaagtgtctaggactgtgtgatgtactttcggatgatgcgcgcagatcccagcagggtggccttttgcagttggcagatcgtaattttgtcaatgtctattgtttccaaatgccggctgagatcttttggcacggcacccaatgtgcccatcaccaccgggaccacctgccctggtttctgccagagtctttgaagttcaatcttgaggtcctgagagcggctgagtttttcctgttgtttttcgtcaatgcgactgtcacctgggatggcaacatcaacgatccaaccttttttcctttccacaactgtgatgtctggcgtgttgtgttccagaactttgtcagtctggattcggaagtcccacattattattattattattattattattattattattattattgccatggcCGCCGCCCTGTCCTGAGGGAGAGAATGCCCACCTTGGAGGAATCTTCCGCCTCACAATGGCCGAGCCCTTTGCTTTGTGATGTCTTCCTAGAAAGGCTTGTGATGGGTGGGGGGCCCTCAGTGTGGGGTCCTAGGCCGGCGGGGTTGAGGTGGGCTGGGCTGACCCAAGACGGGGTCCCCGCGGGCATCAAGCCGGGCACAGAAGACCCTCCCAGCATGCCCAAGGCTTGACCCATCACTCAAATTGTTACAGACATCATGTGGGCACTGAGCAGCGGCTGCGGGACATCTTGGCTGAGCCTCTTTCTAGCCGGTGAGAGATTGGGGTTCAATGTGTGCGTGATACAAATATATTAtctatctaccgtatatactcaagtataagcagacccgaatataagccgaggacctaattttaccgcaaaaaaactgggataacttattgactcgagtataagccgagggtgggacatgcagcagctacgggtcaatttcaaaataaaaatagataccaataaaatttcattaattgaggcatcagtaggttaaatgtttttgcatatttgccatatttcaaagaaaaacaataaactagctctataagtggaaaagtcggggcaacaaaaacaatatggtatcaacaataaccttataataataacaagaacaacaacaacaataacaataaaacttcatttggatccctcttcatcctctcctttccttggtaaagcaatttgttttaaaacaacaacagaaaccagaGAATCAAAGGCAGGTGTTATTTCCTTGTGTAATAGTCTCACCTTCCTTATTTCAATGAAAACGGCAACAATTATATGATGAAATATGGGTAAGTGTTCTACCCTGTTTACAACTTGGGATACAATtggcatctgtgtgtgtgtggataatgGGATATGgctatgggccgggctgtggcgcagctggctagtaaccagctgcaataaatcactactgacagagaggtcatgagttcgaagcccaggtcgggttaagcccccgaccattaaatagcccggcttgctgttgacctatgcagccccgaaagacagttgcatctgtcaagtagggaaatttaggtacgctttatgagggaggctaatttaactaatttacaatatcATAAAAAAAActaccagcaaaacacaaggaaaggaatgaggaagtacagccactagtggacagtgaagcaacagctccccctgtggccagaatcgtgaagctggggaaaaaatgttaaatgcctctgtgtctgtctatatatgttgtttgtctgttggcattgaatgtttaccatatatgtgttcattgtaatccaccctgagtccccttcggggtgagaaagaagggcggaatataaatactgtaaattaaaaatGACTATGCTAGaaagataatacagaacgttggcttCTCCAACCAGCCcagatctgtgtgtgtgtgtgtgtggataatgGTATATAACTAtgggccggactgtggcgcagctggctagtaaccagctgcaataaatcactactgaccaagaagtcatgagttcgaagcccgggtcgggttaagcccccgaccattaaatagtgaagcaacagctccccctgtggccggaatcatgaagctggaaaaaaaatgttaaatgcctctgtgtctgtctatatatgttgtttgtttgttggcattgaatgtttgccatatatgtgttcattgcaatccgccctgagtccccttcggggtgagaaagaagggcggaatataaatactgtaaattaaaaatGACTATGCTCGaaagataatacagaacgttggcttCTCCAACCAGCCcagatctgtgtgtgtgtgtatgtgtgtgtgtgtgtgtggataatgGGATATAActatgggccaggctgtggtgcagctggctagtaaccagctgcaataaatcactactgaccaagaggtcatgagttcgaagcccgggtcgggttaagcccccgaccattaaatagtgaagcaacagctccccctgtggccggaatcatggagctggaaaaaaaatgttaaatgcctctgtgtctgtctatatatgttgtttgtctgttggcattgaatgtttgccataccctgtttcccctaaaataaaacatcctcagaaaataagacctagtaaaggttttgctggattgctaaatataaggcctcccccgaaattaagacctagcaaagtttttctttgAAAGCATGCCCAATGGACAGAACACCTGAGCACAcagtattggtaaatgtacataccatagagtgtaatacaaggaaataatggtagtaacaagaaattattgataggattcacagtttgtctggttacgctggtttgggatgagaactactgtacagtatataataaatgttcatttttttgttcaacaataaatgtgaattcttcttcatggaaaaataagacttcccctgaaaataagacctagcacatctttgggagcaaaaattaatataagacactgtcttattttcggggaaacacggtatgtcaggggatgatggggtgcagagtggattccaaaaattcatcatcccggtctcacctccttctccagactgtatgcccttgctgagaaacagcactggtcaagaaatactccagcagacgaagtccaactgttgattaactttatttacataatctatttacagttgcatttctcggcttcagagcatagctttcatagtccatctccatcgagagctcaagccgaacacagataagaaaaacaacacattcctctgtccagaggaagttcccccaaaggccggaagtcatgcctgataggtcatagcaatcacaacaggctgtcagtcaaaactagcctgctgttaaccatttcatcactgaaaaatacacactcctGCTCATCAgtagtaaacacttgatttacatttcatacaaaatacaaccatactccaacacggtatatgtgttcattgtaatccgccctgagtctccttcggggtgagaaagaagggcggaatataaatactgtaaattaaaaatGACTATGCTAGaaagataatacagaatgttggcttCTCCAACCAGCCCAGATCTTGATTTCGTGCTTCTTTGTGGCTCACTCGCAAGACCCCACGGCCGTGAACATCACCGTTGTACTCCTCCCGGAGCACCCAAAGGTCGGAGGCTCCGTTACAATCACCCCAGAGACAACGAAGCGGGACGTGACCTCCTGCCTGTGGCTCAAGGGTTCAGAGCAGGGATACAATCGGGTCATCTTGAACGAGTTCAAGCCCGACAGTAAGGTCACGAATGCAGATCAATATAATGGGAGGCAGTCCTTCAAGGAGAACTGTGCCCTGCACATCACCAAGCT is part of the Anolis carolinensis isolate JA03-04 unplaced genomic scaffold, rAnoCar3.1.pri scaffold_10, whole genome shotgun sequence genome and encodes:
- the LOC107983663 gene encoding uncharacterized protein LOC107983663 isoform X2, whose translation is MWALSSGCGTSWLSLFLAAQILISCFFVAHSQDTKIVNISVVLLPEFSMVGDSVTIIPETTERDVTSCMWFRSFEGKYYPIIFKQFKPDERVMRGDGYDGRQFLRENCALRITELDIADMAIYMIIRNTTSKTEAGKVFLRILRDSKVVTPSPVPHKLEPKVITVGTMAGIIVGCLIGSVLIVGLITYQTMKQSERNNLGSGEGRSPHSSSKPGSQQRLSIHNLGPVPAPQ
- the LOC107983663 gene encoding uncharacterized protein LOC107983663 isoform X1 encodes the protein MWALSSGCGTSWLSLFLAGERLGFNWILISCFFVAHSQDTKIVNISVVLLPEFSMVGDSVTIIPETTERDVTSCMWFRSFEGKYYPIIFKQFKPDERVMRGDGYDGRQFLRENCALRITELDIADMAIYMIIRNTTSKTEAGKVFLRILRDSKVVTPSPVPHKLEPKVITVGTMAGIIVGCLIGSVLIVGLITYQTMKQSERNNLGSGEGRSPHSSSKPGSQQRLSIHNLGPVPAPQ
- the LOC107983663 gene encoding uncharacterized protein LOC107983663 isoform X3, whose amino-acid sequence is MVGDSVTIIPETTERDVTSCMWFRSFEGKYYPIIFKQFKPDERVMRGDGYDGRQFLRENCALRITELDIADMAIYMIIRNTTSKTEAGKVFLRILRDSKVVTPSPVPHKLEPKVITVGTMAGIIVGCLIGSVLIVGLITYQTMKQSERNNLGSGEGRSPHSSSKPGSQQRLSIHNLGPVPAPQ
- the LOC107983664 gene encoding uncharacterized protein LOC107983664; amino-acid sequence: MWALSSGCGTSWLSLFLAAQILISCFFVAHSQDPTAVNITVVLLPEHPKVGGSVTITPETTKRDVTSCLWLKGSEQGYNRVILNEFKPDSKVTNADQYNGRQSFKENCALHITKLDVEDQASYKIIRNTTSETETGEVFLLILRDSKVVTTTPHKPEPRVMAVGTMAGIIVGCLVGSVLIVALITYQTMKQSESFGSGEGRSPHTTSKPGSQQRLSIHNLGPVPAPQ